The following are from one region of the Paenibacillus sp. KS-LC4 genome:
- a CDS encoding nucleotidyltransferase domain-containing protein, giving the protein MSDYKAKIAAELRKIEAEERVRIVYACESGSRAWGFPSKDSDYDVRFIYVRETDWYLSIFEKRDVIERPISDMLDINGWDLRKALNLFRKSNPPLLEWLQSPINYLEETTVAEQIRMLLPASFSPRSSIYHYLHMAKGNFREYLQGEQVKIKKYFYVLRPVLACQWVEERGTVPPLSFEELVHELLPESLLKREVLTLLERKKAGIELDLEPKIAVINDFLASRIAYYEEVAKQAPASGLKQDQALNELFRSALREAWGLSAEFGHR; this is encoded by the coding sequence ATGAGTGATTATAAAGCTAAAATAGCAGCCGAGCTGCGCAAAATAGAAGCGGAGGAACGCGTGCGTATTGTGTATGCCTGTGAGTCAGGCAGCCGCGCATGGGGCTTCCCATCGAAGGACAGTGATTACGATGTAAGATTTATTTATGTACGGGAGACGGATTGGTATTTATCCATTTTTGAGAAGCGCGACGTGATCGAACGACCGATCAGCGACATGCTGGATATAAACGGCTGGGATTTGAGAAAAGCGCTGAATTTATTCCGCAAATCGAACCCGCCGCTGCTGGAATGGCTGCAATCGCCAATCAACTATTTGGAGGAGACGACGGTTGCGGAGCAAATTCGCATGCTGCTCCCGGCGAGCTTCTCGCCGCGTTCCAGCATCTATCATTACCTGCATATGGCGAAAGGAAACTTCCGCGAGTATTTGCAGGGTGAACAAGTGAAAATTAAAAAATATTTCTACGTGCTGCGTCCGGTGCTCGCCTGCCAGTGGGTGGAGGAGCGCGGAACGGTGCCGCCTCTGTCCTTTGAGGAGCTTGTGCATGAGCTGCTGCCAGAATCGTTGCTGAAGCGTGAGGTGCTGACGCTGCTGGAACGCAAGAAAGCGGGCATTGAGCTGGATTTGGAGCCGAAAATTGCCGTGATTAACGATTTTCTGGCAAGCCGCATCGCCTATTACGAGGAAGTGGCAAAGCAAGCGCCAGCCTCGGGGCTGAAGCAGGATCAAGCGCTGAATGAGCTATTTCGCTCGGCCCTTCGGGAAGCATGGGGGCTGAGCGCCGAATTTGGTCACAGGTAA
- a CDS encoding RNA 2'-phosphotransferase, with product MLTEKREKSLSKMMTKILRHAPEKFDVQLDEADGSCSLSELLAAINRSPDWKSITEAHIHYVVEHSSKQRFELIDGRIRARYGHSVQKVSYPAAVPPEVLYHGTNEAVVGAILREGIQAMGRQYCHLSEGLDFAILAGSRKGRLVVLEVDTQLAVEQGIIFYYAGNEVWLAEEIPAECCRVYDFSINSGKS from the coding sequence ATGCTAACGGAAAAACGGGAAAAAAGCCTCAGCAAGATGATGACCAAAATTTTGCGGCATGCGCCCGAAAAGTTTGACGTCCAACTGGATGAAGCCGACGGCTCTTGCTCGCTAAGCGAGCTGCTTGCTGCGATTAATCGGTCGCCGGATTGGAAGAGCATAACGGAAGCGCATATCCATTATGTTGTAGAGCATTCCTCAAAGCAGCGCTTTGAGCTTATAGATGGGCGCATTCGCGCCCGTTATGGCCATAGCGTGCAAAAGGTCAGTTATCCGGCAGCGGTGCCGCCGGAGGTTCTGTATCATGGCACGAATGAGGCGGTAGTGGGGGCGATTTTGCGCGAAGGCATTCAAGCGATGGGCCGCCAATATTGCCATTTGTCGGAGGGGCTGGATTTTGCTATTCTTGCCGGCAGTCGCAAGGGCAGGCTTGTGGTGCTGGAAGTGGATACGCAGCTTGCTGTGGAGCAGGGCATTATTTTTTATTATGCTGGCAATGAGGTGTGGCTGGCCGAGGAGATTCCGGCGGAGTGCTGCCGGGTGTATGATTTTTCGATTAATTCGGGTAAATCTTAG
- a CDS encoding carbohydrate ABC transporter permease, with translation MDSWEKSRFSLFSILNYTMFGLFTLLCIFPFYYLFINTISDNDLSSRGLILFFPEGIHFQNYLKVFHVQGLKLAMLVSVSRTVLGTILTVAASAFLGYLFTRSEMWGRKFWYRFLILTMYFNAGIIPWFITMKNLGLMNNFWAYILPGIVVPFNIILVKTFIESTPIALQESAQIDGAGYITIFYKIVMPLITPILATLAIFTAVGQWNSFTDTLFLVNDSKLFTLQFILYRYLNEANSLAEMMRNSTVGQVSLSQMPTPMTIQTTVTIIVVAPILLVYPFFQRFFVKGIMIGAVKG, from the coding sequence ATGGACTCGTGGGAAAAATCCCGATTCAGTTTGTTTTCAATCCTGAATTATACGATGTTCGGATTGTTTACGCTGTTATGTATATTTCCGTTCTATTATTTGTTTATTAACACGATTAGCGATAATGATTTAAGCAGCAGGGGGCTAATCTTGTTTTTTCCGGAAGGGATACATTTTCAAAATTACTTGAAAGTGTTTCATGTTCAGGGCCTTAAGCTAGCCATGCTTGTATCGGTGAGCCGGACCGTTCTGGGAACCATATTGACCGTAGCGGCATCTGCTTTTCTCGGATATCTATTCACACGGAGCGAGATGTGGGGACGCAAGTTTTGGTACCGCTTTCTTATTCTGACGATGTACTTCAATGCAGGGATTATCCCTTGGTTTATAACGATGAAAAATTTAGGGCTGATGAATAATTTTTGGGCGTATATTCTTCCTGGAATAGTCGTGCCGTTCAACATTATCCTTGTGAAAACGTTTATTGAATCGACACCGATCGCGCTGCAGGAATCGGCTCAAATCGACGGTGCAGGTTATATAACCATTTTCTATAAGATTGTTATGCCTTTGATAACTCCGATATTGGCGACGTTAGCGATATTTACGGCTGTAGGGCAATGGAACAGCTTTACCGATACGCTGTTTCTCGTTAATGATTCCAAGCTGTTCACGCTGCAGTTCATTTTGTATCGTTATTTGAATGAGGCGAATTCACTTGCGGAAATGATGAGGAACTCTACGGTTGGCCAGGTCAGCCTTTCTCAAATGCCGACTCCGATGACCATCCAGACGACCGTTACGATTATCGTCGTTGCACCAATCCTGCTCGTCTATCCGTTCTTCCAGCGTTTCTTTGTCAAAGGCATTATGATCGGAGCAGTAAAGGGCTGA
- a CDS encoding glycoside hydrolase family 9 protein, whose protein sequence is MRKLLALIVSIAVVMTPVIAPTTVVHASSGAPAGWRDLPDYYVFKDTYKGWSGSSGGLVTVNGALPVDSQVTYGHLPSLRLSITNQVDWMESILVMAEWANHDIHNYVPNGYLEFYVKGKNGGEQFKIGGDDHVERRASGVEHRVLKPITDYVTVTTQWRHVKIPLKDIYNDSSVDLDEYNAKAIHLNKVNNEPFTVWLNQIKLTSPDKEAGFSAIKVNQVGFRNSSEKYANVSGFENELTADVGTPFQVRRASDDTVAYSGQLILVKNYDIDSGERVLRAVFTDLEASGDYYLTVSAEGIEESPAFKIGDDVYKPLLVDAARYYYYQRSGTALEPAYTPDFPRADITPMDTAAPFESNSAITKNVSKGWFDAGDKGKYVSAGAGTVMTLLWSHDLFPNSYTDNQFNIPESGNGVPDILDEARWELEWILNMQDTNSGGFYAKVESMDNDNNMRAIRDKRDNVTNIRPTNDTAWAAAALAHASMAYAEYDPAFAAQCLAAAQSAWSYLEQNPVNIKGPSGAYDTDSDKDSRLVAAAALYRATGAAKYNNYFVNNYSQSEDRFVNLEGDWVGTWHYAFFHYMESNNRDMNAVNWYKDKFTIWLNKEVNRYQNNAWNNTIYEGNYYWGSNNMILGTATEALIGSSLLGMNNETINNMALSALNYILGVNPLRKSFVTGHGEDSLQTVYATMNNDPRPGVPKGFMPLGANKYNNPGISNFPAKNFMDCATEWTTNEHAVGSTANLVFISAFANSDSIIR, encoded by the coding sequence ATGAGAAAATTATTAGCTCTTATCGTAAGTATCGCAGTCGTAATGACTCCTGTCATCGCTCCAACAACAGTCGTCCATGCAAGCTCCGGCGCTCCGGCTGGGTGGAGAGACCTTCCAGACTATTATGTATTCAAAGATACTTATAAGGGGTGGTCCGGGAGCAGCGGCGGATTGGTAACGGTAAACGGCGCTTTGCCTGTTGATTCACAAGTAACCTATGGTCATTTACCTTCATTGAGGTTAAGTATTACAAACCAGGTAGATTGGATGGAGTCCATTCTTGTAATGGCCGAATGGGCGAATCATGATATTCACAATTATGTTCCGAACGGCTATCTGGAGTTTTATGTAAAAGGCAAAAATGGCGGGGAACAATTTAAAATCGGCGGCGATGACCATGTTGAAAGACGCGCATCGGGTGTAGAACATAGAGTATTAAAGCCGATAACGGATTATGTTACGGTTACGACGCAGTGGCGGCATGTAAAGATCCCCTTAAAGGATATTTACAATGACTCATCGGTTGATCTGGACGAATACAATGCAAAGGCTATTCATCTGAATAAAGTAAACAATGAGCCATTTACAGTATGGTTAAATCAAATCAAATTAACTTCTCCTGATAAGGAAGCGGGATTTTCGGCTATCAAGGTAAATCAGGTGGGATTTCGGAATTCCTCCGAGAAATATGCTAATGTTTCCGGCTTTGAGAATGAGCTCACTGCCGACGTCGGAACCCCATTTCAGGTAAGGAGAGCTTCTGATGACACGGTCGCCTATAGCGGGCAATTGATCCTCGTCAAAAATTACGACATTGATTCAGGAGAAAGGGTTTTAAGAGCTGTATTTACGGACCTTGAAGCATCAGGCGATTATTACCTTACTGTAAGTGCAGAAGGTATAGAAGAGTCTCCTGCTTTTAAAATAGGAGATGACGTATATAAGCCTCTATTAGTCGATGCGGCAAGATATTACTACTATCAACGTTCAGGAACGGCACTTGAACCAGCGTACACTCCGGACTTCCCAAGGGCAGATATAACGCCTATGGATACGGCAGCACCTTTTGAATCCAATTCTGCGATTACAAAGAACGTATCAAAAGGATGGTTTGACGCCGGGGATAAAGGAAAATATGTGAGTGCTGGAGCGGGGACGGTTATGACGCTATTATGGTCGCATGATTTATTTCCTAATTCTTATACAGATAATCAGTTTAATATTCCAGAGAGCGGAAACGGTGTTCCTGATATCCTTGATGAAGCAAGATGGGAGCTGGAATGGATTCTAAACATGCAGGACACTAACAGCGGCGGGTTTTACGCAAAAGTCGAGTCAATGGATAATGATAATAATATGAGGGCTATTAGGGATAAAAGAGATAATGTCACCAATATAAGGCCGACCAATGATACGGCTTGGGCCGCAGCTGCTTTAGCTCATGCTTCAATGGCTTATGCAGAGTATGATCCAGCGTTTGCTGCTCAATGTCTAGCGGCTGCCCAGAGTGCATGGTCGTATCTTGAACAGAATCCCGTTAATATTAAAGGTCCATCAGGAGCTTATGATACAGACTCCGATAAGGACTCGAGGCTCGTAGCGGCCGCAGCCCTGTATAGAGCTACCGGTGCTGCCAAGTATAACAATTATTTCGTGAATAACTATTCACAAAGCGAGGATAGATTTGTGAATCTGGAGGGAGATTGGGTCGGCACCTGGCATTATGCATTTTTTCATTATATGGAATCTAATAACCGCGACATGAATGCTGTGAACTGGTATAAAGACAAGTTCACAATTTGGTTAAACAAAGAAGTTAATAGATATCAAAATAATGCTTGGAATAACACGATATACGAAGGCAATTACTACTGGGGAAGCAACAATATGATACTTGGTACAGCTACAGAAGCCCTGATTGGTTCCAGCCTCCTTGGAATGAATAACGAAACCATTAACAATATGGCGCTTTCTGCATTAAACTATATTCTTGGCGTCAATCCATTGAGAAAGAGCTTTGTAACCGGGCATGGCGAGGACAGTCTTCAGACCGTATACGCAACAATGAACAATGACCCTAGACCAGGAGTGCCTAAGGGGTTTATGCCGTTAGGGGCGAATAAGTACAACAATCCGGGTATTTCCAACTTCCCTGCCAAAAACTTTATGGATTGCGCTACCGAATGGACTACCAATGAGCATGCTGTTGGTTCGACGGCCAATCTGGTGTTTATCAGTGCATTTGCTAACAGTGATTCAATTATACGTTGA
- a CDS encoding ABC transporter permease subunit: protein MPSEFVKIISPAKKSKRLRKSVKHSSYRLFFMALPFLILAFLFSYLPLYGWIYAFYDYSPALGISQSPYVGFKWFTTMVSNEMQRAEVIRVLRNTFGMNILGLMTSVFPVIFALFLVEIKSTWYKKMVQILTTLPNFISWVLVYAFVFMLFSTQSGFVNQVLMNVGWISEPINYLASDSYIWIKMTLLGLWKGLGWGAILYIAAIAGIDQELYEAAKVDGAGRFRLMRHVTVPGLIPTFFVLLLLSIAGFISAGFEQFYVFQNAINANDIEVLDLYVYNIGIANSSFSYSTAVSILKSLVSVVLLFIANRLSKMIRGETII from the coding sequence GTGCCATCCGAATTTGTTAAAATCATCTCGCCTGCGAAAAAAAGTAAGCGGTTACGCAAGTCAGTTAAGCATAGCAGCTATCGGTTGTTTTTTATGGCTTTGCCGTTCCTGATTTTAGCCTTTTTATTTTCTTATTTGCCTTTGTATGGCTGGATATATGCATTTTACGATTATAGTCCGGCTCTAGGCATTTCCCAGTCTCCTTATGTCGGATTCAAATGGTTCACCACAATGGTTTCGAATGAAATGCAGCGTGCGGAGGTCATTCGTGTCCTGCGTAACACCTTTGGGATGAACATATTAGGTCTAATGACTTCGGTGTTTCCGGTCATATTCGCGCTTTTCTTGGTGGAGATCAAATCAACCTGGTACAAAAAAATGGTTCAGATATTAACCACGCTGCCTAATTTTATTAGTTGGGTGCTCGTCTATGCTTTTGTGTTCATGCTTTTCTCCACTCAGAGCGGCTTTGTCAATCAAGTGCTGATGAATGTGGGATGGATTTCGGAGCCGATCAATTATTTGGCCTCAGACAGTTATATATGGATCAAAATGACATTGTTAGGCTTGTGGAAAGGGCTGGGCTGGGGGGCGATCTTGTACATCGCAGCCATTGCCGGGATCGATCAGGAATTGTACGAGGCAGCCAAAGTGGATGGGGCAGGAAGGTTCAGATTGATGAGGCATGTGACCGTACCGGGGCTGATACCGACCTTTTTCGTTTTGCTGCTGCTGTCCATCGCCGGGTTCATCAGCGCAGGCTTCGAACAATTTTATGTGTTTCAGAATGCGATCAACGCGAATGATATCGAAGTGCTGGATTTGTACGTTTACAATATCGGAATCGCGAACTCCAGTTTCTCTTATTCGACGGCGGTAAGCATCCTGAAATCGTTGGTCAGCGTTGTCCTGCTTTTCATTGCGAATCGGTTATCAAAGATGATTCGGGGAGAAACGATCATTTAA
- a CDS encoding RtcB family protein yields the protein MLQNYYQQVKLPSGQVHVYAGPELFAALDYKVFELANNNLQIPNQVYMGYTPDVHVGVGTCIGTTAVWNMEDGYVSPSIVGSDIGCGMRVHLTNLHKDELKDVKLRRKLVKAIEKYLPMEEHGRGHFSDIRLEHVVKKGLHGLPKKYIPDAYTPRKATSLTHVESSKFYVEGGALDLFPERVWHRSHRQLGTLGGGNHFAEIQAIEIPEENREIAEAWGLSDGQVVIMIHSGSRAWGGSVSQYCSSNMTKMMKAEGIGTADPKLVFAPLAHELGKDYVELMYSALNYAVVNRHLIAYAIREAGKDVFGSKFEMSTLYDLMHNYAWEEEHDGHSYFVHRKGATRALPAQHPDNPAPYKETGHPALIPGSMGSSSYIMVGKQGGRDNYHSICHGAGRIRSRSASKRLITVEEFAASMRVGMEDEIVLNQRSLESMVDESPQAYKDVDQIIESVVGAGLAEVVAKCKPLATIKGA from the coding sequence ATGTTACAAAACTATTATCAACAAGTGAAGCTGCCATCGGGGCAGGTGCATGTATATGCGGGGCCGGAGCTGTTCGCGGCGCTGGATTATAAGGTTTTTGAGCTGGCAAACAACAATTTGCAAATACCGAATCAGGTTTATATGGGGTATACACCTGACGTTCATGTTGGCGTAGGGACGTGCATTGGAACGACAGCGGTGTGGAATATGGAGGACGGCTACGTCTCGCCTTCCATTGTCGGCAGTGATATTGGCTGCGGCATGCGGGTTCATTTGACCAATTTGCACAAGGACGAATTAAAGGATGTAAAGCTGCGCCGCAAGCTGGTGAAGGCGATTGAGAAGTATTTGCCGATGGAAGAGCATGGTCGGGGCCATTTTTCAGATATTCGCTTAGAGCATGTTGTGAAAAAAGGGCTGCACGGCTTGCCGAAAAAATATATTCCAGACGCCTATACCCCGCGCAAAGCGACTTCGCTGACGCATGTGGAGAGCAGCAAATTTTATGTAGAGGGCGGCGCGCTGGACTTGTTCCCGGAGCGGGTATGGCATCGCTCGCACAGGCAGCTTGGCACGCTCGGAGGCGGCAATCATTTTGCTGAAATTCAGGCGATTGAAATTCCCGAGGAAAATCGGGAAATCGCGGAAGCTTGGGGCTTGAGCGATGGTCAGGTCGTCATTATGATTCATTCCGGCTCACGCGCGTGGGGCGGCTCGGTTAGCCAATATTGCAGCAGCAATATGACTAAAATGATGAAAGCTGAAGGAATAGGCACTGCCGATCCAAAGCTGGTGTTCGCACCGCTTGCTCATGAGCTTGGGAAAGATTATGTGGAGCTGATGTATTCCGCTCTGAACTATGCAGTCGTCAATCGCCATTTGATCGCTTATGCGATTCGCGAGGCGGGCAAGGATGTTTTTGGCAGCAAATTTGAAATGTCGACGCTGTATGATCTCATGCACAATTATGCGTGGGAGGAGGAGCATGACGGTCATTCGTATTTCGTCCACCGCAAAGGGGCGACGCGAGCGCTGCCCGCGCAGCATCCAGATAATCCAGCGCCTTACAAGGAAACGGGGCATCCAGCGCTTATTCCTGGCTCCATGGGCTCCTCCTCCTACATTATGGTGGGCAAGCAAGGAGGCCGCGACAATTACCATTCGATCTGCCATGGTGCTGGTCGTATCCGTTCGCGGAGCGCGAGCAAGCGGCTCATAACAGTGGAAGAGTTCGCCGCTTCGATGCGGGTAGGGATGGAGGACGAAATTGTTCTCAACCAGCGTTCGCTGGAGTCCATGGTCGACGAGTCGCCGCAGGCGTACAAGGATGTGGATCAAATTATTGAGAGCGTCGTTGGCGCCGGGCTGGCCGAGGTTGTGGCCAAATGCAAGCCGCTGGCAACGATTAAGGGGGCTTAA
- a CDS encoding RtcB family protein — translation MTIQLKGKNHRELSLAHGKLHVFANDEVFAMLEPNAYTMADNNLRIPRNQYMSYTPDAHIGVGTCIGTTAVWNMLDGFISPSIVGSDIGCGMRVHTTPLHKRDIQDKKVRRALISAIEKYVPTHERTNTNYEDIDIMSVVQHGLKGLPAKYVPNEQWLTHVEQSAFGFDHRALEHLPPRIKRSAHGQLGSLGNGNHFIEIQYLDINEEYSELAEKWGLFDGQVVVMIHSGSRAWGAMVGREHNKAIKEAMNQWGISSPDPNLVYAPIASHEGQMYLNLMYSALNFAVSNRHMIAFGVQQAFKDVFGPEMELPVLYDLMHNYALKEFHRKQPMLVHRKGATRALPPNHFLNTPAYKETGHPALIPGSMGTASYIMVGKAEGVKNFYSICHGAGRARSRRATKELVTVDQFEQSLRVGSDDEILVNHRSLQDILDECPQAYKDVDQIIDSVVGASLAAVVAKCQPMAAIKGT, via the coding sequence ATGACGATTCAGTTAAAAGGGAAAAATCACCGCGAGCTTAGTCTCGCTCATGGCAAGCTGCATGTGTTCGCAAATGATGAGGTATTTGCAATGCTGGAGCCTAATGCCTATACGATGGCGGACAACAATCTGCGTATCCCGCGCAATCAATATATGAGCTATACGCCAGATGCGCATATCGGGGTAGGAACCTGCATTGGCACGACAGCAGTCTGGAATATGTTGGACGGCTTTATCTCGCCATCAATCGTCGGCTCAGATATCGGCTGCGGAATGCGGGTTCACACAACGCCGCTGCATAAGCGCGATATTCAGGATAAAAAGGTACGCCGAGCATTGATTAGCGCGATTGAAAAATACGTGCCAACCCATGAGCGGACAAACACGAATTATGAGGATATCGACATTATGAGCGTTGTGCAGCATGGGCTTAAAGGGCTGCCGGCCAAATATGTGCCGAATGAGCAATGGCTTACGCATGTGGAGCAGTCGGCCTTCGGCTTTGACCATAGGGCGCTAGAGCATTTGCCGCCGCGTATTAAACGAAGTGCCCACGGGCAGCTTGGATCGCTTGGCAATGGCAACCATTTTATTGAAATTCAATATTTGGATATTAATGAGGAATACAGCGAGTTGGCTGAAAAATGGGGCTTGTTTGACGGTCAGGTCGTCGTCATGATTCATTCCGGCTCGCGGGCCTGGGGCGCAATGGTTGGCCGCGAGCATAACAAAGCAATTAAAGAAGCGATGAATCAGTGGGGAATTAGCAGCCCTGATCCGAATTTGGTTTACGCCCCGATTGCAAGCCATGAAGGGCAAATGTATTTGAACCTGATGTATTCGGCGCTTAACTTTGCCGTGAGCAACCGCCATATGATTGCGTTTGGCGTGCAGCAAGCATTTAAGGATGTTTTTGGCCCCGAGATGGAGCTGCCTGTGCTGTATGATCTCATGCATAATTACGCGCTGAAGGAGTTTCACCGCAAGCAGCCGATGCTTGTTCACCGGAAGGGCGCAACGCGGGCGCTGCCGCCGAACCATTTTTTAAATACGCCTGCTTATAAGGAGACGGGGCATCCCGCCCTCATTCCGGGCTCGATGGGCACGGCATCCTATATTATGGTCGGCAAGGCTGAGGGGGTTAAAAACTTCTACTCCATCTGCCACGGAGCGGGCCGCGCCAGATCAAGACGGGCGACAAAAGAGCTCGTCACCGTCGATCAATTCGAGCAATCGCTGCGCGTCGGAAGCGACGATGAGATTTTGGTCAACCACCGCTCGCTGCAAGACATTCTTGATGAATGCCCGCAAGCCTACAAGGATGTGGATCAAATTATTGACAGTGTGGTCGGCGCATCGCTTGCCGCTGTCGTTGCCAAATGCCAGCCGATGGCTGCCATTAAAGGCACTTAA
- a CDS encoding helix-turn-helix domain-containing protein, with protein MSDTYLEWFTLDKEFPFFIHYGEHDDDLELHKHIDFSELVIVLNGNATHIVNHETFFIKKGNVFVISGATYHAYKEPHNFRICNIMYRPEMLLSAGLDLRTSNGFQSLFVLEPFYRNIHSYKSSLRLPIPSLEYVSLLISVMINEYNGKLQGYQTMLIARFMELAVYLSRQYNHQEMGADSNLMHLANAISYMEDHYLDPLTLEDIAARSNISVRHLNRIFRSYYQTTPIFYLQRLRLERACTLLKRTQLSITEISYECGFNDSNYFTRLFNKVYGLPPKIYRRSV; from the coding sequence TTGAGCGACACCTATTTAGAGTGGTTCACACTTGATAAGGAATTCCCTTTCTTTATTCATTATGGCGAACACGACGATGACCTGGAGCTGCATAAGCACATTGACTTCTCCGAGCTTGTCATTGTCCTGAATGGAAACGCTACACACATCGTCAATCATGAGACCTTCTTTATTAAGAAGGGAAATGTTTTTGTCATAAGCGGGGCAACCTATCATGCTTACAAAGAACCTCATAATTTTAGAATTTGCAATATTATGTACCGCCCAGAAATGCTGCTATCGGCCGGTCTTGATTTAAGAACCTCCAACGGTTTCCAATCTTTATTTGTGTTGGAGCCGTTTTATCGCAATATTCACTCGTATAAGAGCAGCCTCAGATTGCCCATTCCCAGTCTGGAGTATGTCTCGCTCCTTATCTCCGTTATGATTAACGAATACAACGGCAAGCTTCAAGGGTATCAGACCATGCTGATTGCCCGTTTTATGGAGCTCGCCGTCTATTTATCCAGACAATATAACCATCAGGAGATGGGCGCTGACAGCAATCTGATGCATTTGGCGAATGCCATCTCCTATATGGAAGATCACTATCTCGATCCGCTTACTCTGGAAGACATCGCTGCTAGATCGAATATTTCGGTCAGACATTTGAACCGCATCTTTCGCTCCTATTATCAAACGACTCCGATCTTTTACTTGCAACGACTCCGTTTAGAACGAGCTTGCACGTTGTTGAAACGAACGCAGCTTTCCATTACAGAAATTTCATATGAATGTGGATTTAACGACAGCAATTATTTTACCCGCCTGTTTAACAAAGTGTACGGGCTTCCGCCTAAGATCTATAGACGGAGTGTCTAG
- a CDS encoding slipin family protein, with product MKNPLIIQDDERALLFRKGGYVKLLQPGKYRLSAWREETVIVLNVTKRFQIPGKDVELFLHDQELLAQLTIVEVQDYEYVLHYVDGKFSALLTAGKHIFWNVLKKHTFVHADIRQPEIGKDINLAIMSKLSGYYQCVEVANYETAALFYNHVMQRELTPGKYYFWNGPTTVLVRKTDLRQQQLDLTGQEMMTEDKVTLRLNFVCQYKITEPLKVLMIKSFEDQVYIALQLILREYVGTLRLDDLLKMKQEIAAFVLTRLNEKGDDYGVQFLSAGVKDIILPGDIKDIMNTVLIAEKKAQANLITRREETASTRSLLNTAKLMDENTTLYRLKELEFMEKICEKIGTISLSSGGNMLEQLNSLLSAKKEG from the coding sequence ATCAAAAATCCATTGATTATACAAGATGATGAGCGCGCGCTGCTGTTCCGTAAAGGCGGCTATGTAAAGCTGTTGCAGCCAGGCAAATACCGCTTGTCCGCATGGCGCGAGGAGACGGTGATCGTGCTAAATGTGACGAAGCGTTTTCAAATACCAGGCAAGGATGTCGAGCTGTTTCTGCATGATCAGGAGCTGCTTGCCCAGCTTACCATCGTCGAGGTGCAGGATTATGAATATGTGCTGCATTATGTGGACGGCAAGTTCAGTGCGCTGCTGACGGCGGGCAAGCATATTTTCTGGAATGTGCTGAAAAAGCATACGTTCGTCCATGCGGACATCCGCCAGCCTGAGATTGGCAAGGACATTAATCTCGCGATTATGTCGAAGCTCAGCGGCTACTATCAGTGTGTGGAGGTCGCGAATTATGAGACAGCGGCGCTGTTTTATAACCATGTGATGCAGCGCGAGCTGACGCCGGGCAAATATTATTTTTGGAATGGCCCGACTACCGTGCTTGTCCGCAAGACGGATCTGCGCCAGCAGCAGCTTGATTTGACTGGTCAGGAAATGATGACGGAGGATAAGGTGACGCTGCGGCTCAACTTCGTCTGCCAATACAAAATTACCGAGCCGCTTAAAGTGCTGATGATCAAATCGTTTGAGGATCAGGTGTATATTGCGCTCCAGCTGATTTTACGAGAATATGTCGGCACGCTGCGCCTTGATGATTTGTTGAAGATGAAGCAGGAAATCGCCGCTTTTGTACTCACACGCTTGAATGAGAAGGGCGATGATTACGGCGTCCAATTTCTATCGGCAGGCGTGAAGGATATTATTTTGCCAGGCGATATTAAGGATATTATGAACACGGTGCTCATTGCGGAGAAGAAGGCGCAAGCTAATCTAATTACCCGCCGCGAGGAGACCGCTTCGACTCGCAGCCTGCTTAATACAGCGAAGCTGATGGACGAAAATACGACGCTGTACCGCCTCAAGGAGCTGGAGTTCATGGAGAAAATTTGCGAGAAAATCGGCACGATTTCGCTTTCCAGCGGCGGCAATATGCTGGAGCAGCTTAATTCGCTGCTGAGTGCGAAGAAGGAAGGATAG